CAGTACGCCCCGATGCTCTTGACGTCCGACAGCCGGCCGTCGCGGTGGCGGTCGACGTAGAACGCCTGCCGCTGGTCCCACATCGTCTCGTTCACCAGGGTCGTCAGCGCGTCGAGCTCCCGCTGCGCGTCGGGCAGTTCGCCGGCACGGCCGAGCACGCCGGCCATCGCCAGCAGGAGGCGGTCAGCGAGAATCTGCTGGCACGTGGTGTCGATCCACGCCATGTGGCCATGGTCCCAGGCGTCGTGGCACCCGGCCGGGAGGCGCGGCTGGTTGTCCATGCCGCAGCCCCATCCAGAGGCGAAGAAGCTGCCATCGGGCCACGTGCGGTACTTGCGGAACCACTGCGTATAGGCGGCCAGCGGCGCGAAGACCTTCGCCAGCCGTTCCGTGTCGCCGGTGTTATTGAAGTACTCCCACTCGCACCAACCCATGATGTTCGGGCCGGTGCTGGAGGGGTCGAATCGTTCGAAGCGTTCCTCGCCATCGGCTTCATTGTTCTCGCGGCAGATGAAACCGTCGGGATGCTGCAGGGCGTAGAAGTTGTCGAGCGTCCGCTGGAAGTTGAACGCGCGCGAGCCGTACCGCGCGAACATGAGAATGAATGCGGAATCCCACATGAACAGGCAGCCGTTGAACGCCGTGTCAATGAAGTTGCTGACGAACCGGCTGCCCGGCGCCGGCTGGCGCAGGTTGCCCATCGCCAGTTGCCAGGCCCGCCAGTAGCACTCGACGACATCGCTGCGCCCCTGCCAGATCGGCGAGGGAAGGATGCCCTTGACCTGCTCGAACGTCGGCAGGGCTGTCTGTTCCGGCTCAGCGCCGATGAAGGCGTTCTCTTCGACGAAACGATTGGGCACGTGAGTGTTGTATTTCATGCGGACGCTCCTCGGGCTTGGGGATATCCCAAGCCGCGGCGATTGTACCGGCCCCGGCGGGCCCAGGAAATACACTGCTTTGCCCCAATGAGTTTGCTGCGGCCACCTCGAATCCGCCGTCGCCAATGCCGCAAGGGGCCGCGAGTGGAGCAGCGGTTGCTGGCCGCCTGTCCCGCGTGTCGCGTTGCCACCCACCGTTCTTCTCTGTATTAGCGGCGGAGCTTGCTCCGCGCGTTGTTTGGCG
This is a stretch of genomic DNA from Planctomycetaceae bacterium. It encodes these proteins:
- a CDS encoding trehalase family glycosidase; its protein translation is MKYNTHVPNRFVEENAFIGAEPEQTALPTFEQVKGILPSPIWQGRSDVVECYWRAWQLAMGNLRQPAPGSRFVSNFIDTAFNGCLFMWDSAFILMFARYGSRAFNFQRTLDNFYALQHPDGFICRENNEADGEERFERFDPSSTGPNIMGWCEWEYFNNTGDTERLAKVFAPLAAYTQWFRKYRTWPDGSFFASGWGCGMDNQPRLPAGCHDAWDHGHMAWIDTTCQQILADRLLLAMAGVLGRAGELPDAQRELDALTTLVNETMWDQRQAFYVDRHRDGRLSDVKSIGAYWALLAGAVPPERESSFIAHLDDPREFRRAHRVPTLSADHPAFDPAGGYWRGAVWAPTNYMVLRGLTRTGRDDLAHEIGLNHVNAVVDVFGQTGTVFENYAPDSATGCCRRDFVGWTGLPPIAVLFEYVFGLRPDVPGNALTWDIRLKEAHGVDRYPFGPEALLDLHCAARESESQEPRITAHASHPVTLKVRWSGGERTIELKPSGTPR